The stretch of DNA AGTGTTTTTACGGCTTTCGCCTTCAGGTTGCAGACAAAGTTCATCTGGTCGGGACGTGCGCCCAGCGGTTGTGTTCATTCACGGAATATTGCGGCTGATAGTGACTGTACCTGTCGTGGGAGAGCACCAGATCGGTCTGGTTATCCAGCACCCACGCGGTGCCCTCGGCATAGACCACAAGCACGGCGTGCCCTATGCCGCGGATGCGGTCCCTGAGGGCCACAATACGCAGTTTGTCAGCCTCGATACCCATTTCTCGCAACGCATAATACTTGGATATGGCGTAGTCCTCGCAGTCGCCCGATTTCTCGGCGAACTCGGCGGGGGTGGCCCAGTAATCCGTCTTGCCCCATATTTCCTGGTCGAGTCTGTATGGGTATTTGTTGAAGTAGGCGTTTACCTTCTTCAGTTTTTCCATCAGCGGGTCTTTGGCGGCGCTGTCGCGCAGCGCCTTCCATGCGGTTCTGGCATTGCCGTTGCCCGTGGCGGGCAGCACGGCACTGAGTTTGTCTTTTCCGGCCTTCATGGCCTGCATGACCCTGCTCCATTGCGGGACCAGCTTGAGCGGTCCCTTGAACTCCACCGTGTTGAACAGGCGCACACGGCCGTTTTGTCCGGTTTTGCCTGCAGGTGCGGGTGCAGGCTGCTGCGTGCCGGTTATCAGCTGGCGGAAGGCGGAAGGCCGCTGCTGCGCAGGCAGAGCCTTGGCACCTTCAAGCATCTTCGCCGCCATTGACGGTTCTTCCTGTGCGTGGGCGCGCCACAGTCCCCCTGCCGGAGCCAGAATCACGGCCGGAATGAGGGCCGCAACCAGACTCAGGCAGGCAAGGCTCCATCCTGACTTTCCGGTCCCTCCGGCCTGTCCCGTTCTGCCTGCCCCCAATTTCCGGTCAGCCTGTTCAGGCTTTGCGGGGCGGGCGTCCGGCTCAAGCGGGACGGCCGGTACGGGCGCTTGGCCCGATCCGGTCCGGTGTGCAGAATGCAGTGTATGCCGCACGTTTTTCTTCAAATCATCGTTCCCGCAGGGCGTTCTGTTTTGCCTTCAAAATCGGCTTCAGCATGTAATCCAGCACGGATTTCTTGCCTGTGAGAATGTCCACGGTCGCAGTCATGCCGGGGATAATGGGGAGCTTTTGTCCGCGGTAGATGATGGTGTTCGTCTTTGTCCGCAGCTTGACGAGATAAAAATTCTCTCCCTTCCGGTCCTCTATGGTGTCCGCGCTGATTTGTTCCACGATGGCTTCGAGCCCGCCGTATATGGAAAAATCGTAGGCCGTGATCTTGACCATGGCCCGTTGCCCCGGATGCAGAAAGGCGATGTCCGCAGGGCGGATGCGCGTTTCGATGAGCAGGGTGTCGTCAAGAGGCACAAGCTCGAGAATGGTATCGCCGGGGCGGATAACCCCGCCGATGGTGTTGTGATTTATGCGCTTGATGGTTCCCCGCATGGGCGCGCGGATATCCGTGCGTGTAACGCGGTCTTCGCCTGCGGTGAGTGATTCGCGCAGTGAGCGCAGTTCTGCCCTGCGTTTGTTGATTTCTTCCTGTGCCTGATTGCGAAATTCGGCCATGCGCTGTTCGAGCCGTGCCTTGGCCTCTTCTGCCGCACGCGAGGCTCTGGGAATGCCAAGAGACAGGGAGTCTATGTCACCCTGCAGTTTGAGCAGGCTTTCTTCCAGCTGCAGGTAGTCAACGCGGGGATAGACGTTTTTTTCCATCAGCGGGCGGGCTATGTTCCGCCGTTCCGCCGCAATCTTGTGGCTTTGCACAAGTTGCTTGCGTCGGCTGATCATTTCTTCCACTTCCTGCTGCTTCTGATACCGCTGGGCGTCAAACACGCGTATTTCGGCCAGCAGCTGTTCCTTGCGTGCATGGAAGATGTTCAGCTGGTCCTGCGTGATGGTGGGGGCCTTTTCCCGCAGTTCGGGGGAGTAGACCGGATCAGTGCCGGAGGCTTCCGCTTCCAGCCGGATGATGGCTGCCTCGTGCTCCAGAATCTTGCTGGAAGCATCACGGAAGATGCTGCGGGCCTGCTCGTTGTCTATGCGCACGAGCACCTGATCCTTTTCCACAATCTGCCCTTCGTGCACCAGCACTTCCTGCAGTATCCCACCTTCAAGGTTCTGCATTTCCTGCAGACGCTGGGAGGGAATTACCGACCCCATGCCGCGTGTCACCTCGTCCAGAACGGCAAAATGCGCCCAGATGCAGAAGACGGCAAAGGTCACGATAATGGCCACGGAAAGCAGATAGGCGTATGGATGGCCCCTGTGTCTGAGGGCGGCATCCACCTCGCTCATGAATTCGATATCTTCTCTGCGGTAGTTGTTGCTCATGGACGTTTCCTTTTACATGGTGCGGGGCTTGGCTGCTGCGCGCAGTTGTTCGTTCTTCAGCGCGTTCAGCACTGCGGCCTTGGGGCCGTCCGCGATGATGCGCCCGCTGTCCATGACCACAAGCCGGTCGACGAGGTCTATCATGCTCATGCGGTGGGTGATGAGCACCAGCGTCTTGTCCTTGATGATAGTGGCAAGGCGGTGCTTGAACTGGAATTCCGCACCGTTGTCCATGTTGGAGCTGGGTTCGTCCAGAATGAGGATTTCCGGATCGTTCAACAGGGCGCGGGCCAGCGCAACGGATTGCCGCTGCCCGCCTGAAAGCGCCATGCCCCGTTCGCCCACAGGCATGCCGAAGCCTGCCGGATGTGCCTGCACAAAGTCGGTGACACCGGCAATGGTGGCTGCGCGCAGAATGGCGTTGTCGTCGGCATTGGGGTTGCTGATGGCAATGTTCTCGCGCACGTTGCCGTAGAAAAGGTAGTTGTCCTGCGAGACGTAGCCCGCGCGGCTGCGCAGTTCGGCCACGTCCATCTGCCGGATGTCCACCCCGCCGAGTTTAACGGCACCCTCGGAGGGCTGGTACAGGCCGACAATTAGTTTGCCCAGCGTACTTTTGCCGGACCCCATTTTGCCGATGATGCCGATCTTTTCACCGGGACGGAACAGGAAATTGACGTTTTCCAGCGCGAGCCGTTCGTTGCCGGGATAGCGGAAACTCAGTTCCTCGGCGGCAAGGGACGGGGCAAGGCCCACGTAGCAGAGCGATGCGCTGTCGTCCGCCCGTTCGGTGGGCAGGGTCATGAGCAGGTCGAGCGATTTGAGCGCCATGCGTGACTGCTGCAGGCGCGAAAGCATGGCTGCCACCTGGCTGAGCGGGGCCATGGCACGGCCAGCGAGGATGTTGCAGGCGATGAGTCCGCCCATGGTCAGGTCGCCCGCGCCGATGCGGTGCACACCCCAGACGATGATGATCATGCTCACCAGCTGTGCGGCAAGCATGGACATGGTTATGGAGAAGTTGGCAAGGGTCTTGGTGTGGCTGTTGGAGCGGGCGCTCATGCCGACCACCCGTTCCCACATGCGCTGCATGCGGCCCTCTGCCTGACTGGTCTTTACGGTTTCTATGCCGTTGAGAATCTCGATGAGCAGGGCGTTTTTCTGCGCACCTTCCTTGTAGCCGGATTCAATGGCCCGCTGCAGCGGATACTGCAGCAGCCAGCCGATGATGACAACCAGCGGAACCGCAAGAGCAGGCACGAAGAGCATGGGCCCGCCTATGAAGCCCACCAGCGCGATGAATACGAACAGGAAGGGCAGGTCGATGATGGCAAGCAGCGTGGTGGAACTGAAAAATTCGCGCAGGGATTCAAATTCACGCAGGTTGTTGGCAAGCGTGCCGGTGGAGTCCGGCTTGTTGTCCAGCCGGATGCTCATGAGGTGCTGCATGAGGCGTGAGGCGAGAATTATGTCCGCATTCTTGCCGGCCACGTCGCAGAAGTAGCTGCGCAGATTGCGCAGGATAAAGTCGAACAGGTAGGCAATGGCAATACCTATGGCCAGCACCCAGAGGGTATCAAGCGCATTGTTGGGTACTACCCGGTCATACACGTTCATGAAAAAGAGCGGCGAGACAATGGCCAGCAGGTTGATCACAAGGCTGGCAACGCCCACATGCTTGTATATGGGCAGGTAATGCCAGATGGTGCCCCAGAACCAGCGCTTGGCCTTGAGCAGTTTTATCTCGCTGGCGCGTTTGTCCAGCCTGCCTTCAACCTTGCCGAAGATGGCATAGCCCGCATATTCCTCTTCCAGCTTGTAGCGGAGGATTTCAATGGGGGTGCCGCCGGTTTCCGGAAAGATGATTTCCGCCGTCTTGTCATTGAGCCCGGTAAGAACGCAGGCTCCCTTGGTCTTGAGCAGCAGAATGCACGGCAGGGTGAGGGTGGATATGTTCTCCAGCTTCTGCCTGTGCACGGCCCGCACGTTCATACCGGCCTGCATGGCAGCACGGAGGCAGGCTGACGTGTGCGAAGGGCCACCATGTTCCGGCAGACCGCCCTTGAGTTTCTCTATGGATATGGTGCGCCCGTGCAGGGAAAAAAGCACCACAAGGCAGCGCAGCAGGGGGGATTCATAATCCACATCTGCCGGTGCCGGAGCAATGGTTTTCCATGGTATGGCAGAGCTGCCTTGCAGTCCATCCGATGCGTCTGAAGCGTCTTTGGGTGAAGGGACGGATTCGTCTTCATGAGAGTCCGGTCCGGCTTCAGGCTGCTGAAGGGCTTCCGCCTGCACGTCTGTGTCGGGCGTTGTCATGTCGCGGGCATCATCTGGCTTTGTGGAATTGCCCGCTGTTGTTTCATCGTTGTCGGTCTGTTCGGTTCTGGAATTCATCTCGGACATTATTCAGGATCCCCCCCTGCGGAATGGGCGCAGTATTCCCGGTGTGCGGCAGAAAAGTCAAAGCCGCATTTACGTTATTCTCAGGCTACTTTGTGATATCCGGGCGATATCGGAATGCAGCTCCGGACGGGGCTTCTGCCTCGCCGTTCGGATATCCGTATCGCAACGCGCCGATGCTCCGCACTGTATCGCGCATATCTTCCGAGAATACAATGTTCGGGAGGTTGCGGTGCGGGGCTGTTGTCATAACTATCACTTTTTTATGTGATTATTGCAACAGCTACGGAAGAAAATGGACGTTGCCTCCGCCGGAGGTGCGTGTGTTTTGCAATTAGTTGCTCCTCTTCAGCGGAGAACTTCATTTTTTACAACGAAATTACAGATTTTTTTGTAAGGTTTTTTTGTTGCCCAACTGCTTGAATTCGTGGTCGATTATCGGGTAAGGATTGTGTCTCCGGGGGGGAACCGGAGTAAAAAAGCACAGCTGCGGTGTTGTGTTTGAAATTTCCTTTTGATAGTAATTGATACCAATACGCTGTAATTAGCTATGCTGGTTGGCCTTTTCGGATTTCGGGAATCTGGGAAAAGCCGACAGTACACGTAATCTTTATGACCATGAATCAAGGGGGGGGGCCATGGCGGATTCCGCACGTCCTATCGTTTTGACTGCGCCCGAAGCTGGCGTAAATGTTGAGCTGCATATAGATCCTGCTGCAGTGCTGCAAGTCGAATTTGATATTAATTCGGCAATGGTCACCCGTGCAGGGAATGACCTCGTGTTCTCGTTCGAGAACGGCGGCAAACTCATCCTGATTGACTTCATTGACATCATTGCAAACGGACAGGCGCCTGAGTTTGTTCTCAGCGA from Desulfovibrio subterraneus encodes:
- a CDS encoding transglutaminase-like cysteine peptidase, whose protein sequence is MKKNVRHTLHSAHRTGSGQAPVPAVPLEPDARPAKPEQADRKLGAGRTGQAGGTGKSGWSLACLSLVAALIPAVILAPAGGLWRAHAQEEPSMAAKMLEGAKALPAQQRPSAFRQLITGTQQPAPAPAGKTGQNGRVRLFNTVEFKGPLKLVPQWSRVMQAMKAGKDKLSAVLPATGNGNARTAWKALRDSAAKDPLMEKLKKVNAYFNKYPYRLDQEIWGKTDYWATPAEFAEKSGDCEDYAISKYYALREMGIEADKLRIVALRDRIRGIGHAVLVVYAEGTAWVLDNQTDLVLSHDRYSHYQPQYSVNEHNRWAHVPTR
- a CDS encoding HlyD family type I secretion periplasmic adaptor subunit, with the protein product MSNNYRREDIEFMSEVDAALRHRGHPYAYLLSVAIIVTFAVFCIWAHFAVLDEVTRGMGSVIPSQRLQEMQNLEGGILQEVLVHEGQIVEKDQVLVRIDNEQARSIFRDASSKILEHEAAIIRLEAEASGTDPVYSPELREKAPTITQDQLNIFHARKEQLLAEIRVFDAQRYQKQQEVEEMISRRKQLVQSHKIAAERRNIARPLMEKNVYPRVDYLQLEESLLKLQGDIDSLSLGIPRASRAAEEAKARLEQRMAEFRNQAQEEINKRRAELRSLRESLTAGEDRVTRTDIRAPMRGTIKRINHNTIGGVIRPGDTILELVPLDDTLLIETRIRPADIAFLHPGQRAMVKITAYDFSIYGGLEAIVEQISADTIEDRKGENFYLVKLRTKTNTIIYRGQKLPIIPGMTATVDILTGKKSVLDYMLKPILKAKQNALRER
- a CDS encoding type I secretion system permease/ATPase, with amino-acid sequence MSEMNSRTEQTDNDETTAGNSTKPDDARDMTTPDTDVQAEALQQPEAGPDSHEDESVPSPKDASDASDGLQGSSAIPWKTIAPAPADVDYESPLLRCLVVLFSLHGRTISIEKLKGGLPEHGGPSHTSACLRAAMQAGMNVRAVHRQKLENISTLTLPCILLLKTKGACVLTGLNDKTAEIIFPETGGTPIEILRYKLEEEYAGYAIFGKVEGRLDKRASEIKLLKAKRWFWGTIWHYLPIYKHVGVASLVINLLAIVSPLFFMNVYDRVVPNNALDTLWVLAIGIAIAYLFDFILRNLRSYFCDVAGKNADIILASRLMQHLMSIRLDNKPDSTGTLANNLREFESLREFFSSTTLLAIIDLPFLFVFIALVGFIGGPMLFVPALAVPLVVIIGWLLQYPLQRAIESGYKEGAQKNALLIEILNGIETVKTSQAEGRMQRMWERVVGMSARSNSHTKTLANFSITMSMLAAQLVSMIIIVWGVHRIGAGDLTMGGLIACNILAGRAMAPLSQVAAMLSRLQQSRMALKSLDLLMTLPTERADDSASLCYVGLAPSLAAEELSFRYPGNERLALENVNFLFRPGEKIGIIGKMGSGKSTLGKLIVGLYQPSEGAVKLGGVDIRQMDVAELRSRAGYVSQDNYLFYGNVRENIAISNPNADDNAILRAATIAGVTDFVQAHPAGFGMPVGERGMALSGGQRQSVALARALLNDPEILILDEPSSNMDNGAEFQFKHRLATIIKDKTLVLITHRMSMIDLVDRLVVMDSGRIIADGPKAAVLNALKNEQLRAAAKPRTM